Proteins co-encoded in one Chroicocephalus ridibundus chromosome 28, bChrRid1.1, whole genome shotgun sequence genomic window:
- the LOC134507841 gene encoding killer cell lectin-like receptor subfamily F member 1 isoform X2 — MSQGQGPAVALTNVYAEPHAPPRSAPGGRRKGPGPRWYWALLGAGWVGAAALAGVVLWLLQRRGSILCPTTPPRVKPTLVSGGDRPILQQDTAPCSWETCLTDASRHPDVPQTKCSLDCFRLQLRQQLCERGSHHPAGGGVSSPPSQKNAPGGAQTAGKGSRGSQGMKAHSHSSSAAGPLPCWLCPAGWRPFAAKCYWVSTKSKAWGTAAADCAYWRAQLVRLESLEEKTFIGEMLGNTSTAWTGLSFNQSGEKEWTWRDGSPLQKALSPVMGPKEADACAAIRRGELHSHICSTPLHWICQKEATGI, encoded by the exons ATGTCACAAGGGCAGGGACCGGCCGTGGCGTTGACCAATGTCTACGCCGAGCCACATGCGCCACCGCGCTCAGCTCCCGGCGGCCGCAGGAAGGGTCCCG GTCCTCGGTGGTACTGGGcgctgctgggagctggatgGGTTGGGGCCGCGGCCCTGGCGGGCgttgtgctgtggctgctgcagcgACGCG GTTCCATCCTCTGTCCCACCACGCCGCCGCGGGTCAAACCCACCCTCGTTTCAGGTGGGGACCGCCCCATCCTGCAGCAGGACACGGCCCCGTGCTCCTGGGAAACCTGCCTGACCGACGCCAGTCGACATCCCGACGTCCCGCAGACCAAATGCTCCCTCGATTGCTTCCGCTTGCAGCTTCGCCAGCAGCTGTGCGAGCGAGGAAGCCACCACCCAGCAG GCGGGGGCGTTTCCAGCCCACCTTCCCAAAAAAATGCACCTGGAGGGGctcaaacagcaggaaaaggctCCAGGGGCAGCCAGGGGATGAAGGCCCACTCGCACTCCTCCTCCGCTGCAGGCCCCTTGCCGTGCTGGCTCTGTCCCGCCGGCTGGCGGCCGTTCGCAGCCAAGTGCTACTGGGTTTCTACGAAAAGCAAAGCctgggggacggcggcggcggacTGTGCGTACTGGCGAGCACAACTGGTCAGACTGGAGAGCCTGGAGGAGAAG ACTTTCATCGGGGAGATGCTGGGAAACACCTCCACGGCCTGGACGGGGCTGAGCTTCAACCAGTCAGGAGAGAAAGAGTGGACGTGGCGGGACGGATCCCCTTTACAGAAAGCCCT GTCTCCGGTGATGGGTCCCAAGGAGGCGGACGCTTGTGCGGCGATTCGGAGGGGCGAGCTGCACTCCCACATCTGCAGCACCCCCTTGCACTGGATTTGCCAGAAAGAAGCCACCGGGATTTAA
- the LOC134507841 gene encoding uncharacterized protein LOC134507841 isoform X1: MSQGQGPAVALTNVYAEPHAPPRSAPGGRRKGPGPRWYWALLGAGWVGAAALAGVVLWLLQRRGSILCPTTPPRVKPTLVSGGDRPILQQDTAPCSWETCLTDASRHPDVPQTKCSLDCFRLQLRQQLCERGSHHPAGTAARHHLLGCTWRAPHLVEGARGFLSPLHMGERNNKTRNTGESATKSPQFCPHPRHPLPVPPHALTTFLCCSSCFPPTPRRGRFQPTFPKKCTWRGSNSRKRLQGQPGDEGPLALLLRCRPLAVLALSRRLAAVRSQVLLGFYEKQSLGDGGGGLCVLASTTGQTGEPGGEGLR; encoded by the exons ATGTCACAAGGGCAGGGACCGGCCGTGGCGTTGACCAATGTCTACGCCGAGCCACATGCGCCACCGCGCTCAGCTCCCGGCGGCCGCAGGAAGGGTCCCG GTCCTCGGTGGTACTGGGcgctgctgggagctggatgGGTTGGGGCCGCGGCCCTGGCGGGCgttgtgctgtggctgctgcagcgACGCG GTTCCATCCTCTGTCCCACCACGCCGCCGCGGGTCAAACCCACCCTCGTTTCAGGTGGGGACCGCCCCATCCTGCAGCAGGACACGGCCCCGTGCTCCTGGGAAACCTGCCTGACCGACGCCAGTCGACATCCCGACGTCCCGCAGACCAAATGCTCCCTCGATTGCTTCCGCTTGCAGCTTCGCCAGCAGCTGTGCGAGCGAGGAAGCCACCACCCAGCAGGTACCGCGGCTCGGCATCACCTTTTGGGGTGCACGTGGAGAGCCCCCCACCTCGTTGAGGGTGCCAGAGGCTTCTTGTCCCCTCTCCACATGGGAGAGAGGAACAACAAGACCAGGAACACTGGGGAAAGCGCCACAAAATCCCCCCAATTCTGTCCCCATCCACGTCACCCTCTCCCTGTACCACCCCATGCCCTCACCACCTTCCTCTGTTGCTCCTCCTGCTTTCCCCCCACACCAAGGCGGGGGCGTTTCCAGCCCACCTTCCCAAAAAAATGCACCTGGAGGGGctcaaacagcaggaaaaggctCCAGGGGCAGCCAGGGGATGAAGGCCCACTCGCACTCCTCCTCCGCTGCAGGCCCCTTGCCGTGCTGGCTCTGTCCCGCCGGCTGGCGGCCGTTCGCAGCCAAGTGCTACTGGGTTTCTACGAAAAGCAAAGCctgggggacggcggcggcggacTGTGCGTACTGGCGAGCACAACTGGTCAGACTGGAGAGCCTGGAGGAGAAG GTCTCCGGTGA
- the LOC134507841 gene encoding uncharacterized protein LOC134507841 isoform X5 has protein sequence MSQGQGPAVALTNVYAEPHAPPRSAPGGRRKGPGGDRPILQQDTAPCSWETCLTDASRHPDVPQTKCSLDCFRLQLRQQLCERGSHHPAGTAARHHLLGCTWRAPHLVEGARGFLSPLHMGERNNKTRNTGESATKSPQFCPHPRHPLPVPPHALTTFLCCSSCFPPTPRRGRFQPTFPKKCTWRGSNSRKRLQGQPGDEGPLALLLRCRPLAVLALSRRLAAVRSQVLLGFYEKQSLGDGGGGLCVLASTTGQTGEPGGEGLR, from the exons ATGTCACAAGGGCAGGGACCGGCCGTGGCGTTGACCAATGTCTACGCCGAGCCACATGCGCCACCGCGCTCAGCTCCCGGCGGCCGCAGGAAGGGTCCCG GTGGGGACCGCCCCATCCTGCAGCAGGACACGGCCCCGTGCTCCTGGGAAACCTGCCTGACCGACGCCAGTCGACATCCCGACGTCCCGCAGACCAAATGCTCCCTCGATTGCTTCCGCTTGCAGCTTCGCCAGCAGCTGTGCGAGCGAGGAAGCCACCACCCAGCAGGTACCGCGGCTCGGCATCACCTTTTGGGGTGCACGTGGAGAGCCCCCCACCTCGTTGAGGGTGCCAGAGGCTTCTTGTCCCCTCTCCACATGGGAGAGAGGAACAACAAGACCAGGAACACTGGGGAAAGCGCCACAAAATCCCCCCAATTCTGTCCCCATCCACGTCACCCTCTCCCTGTACCACCCCATGCCCTCACCACCTTCCTCTGTTGCTCCTCCTGCTTTCCCCCCACACCAAGGCGGGGGCGTTTCCAGCCCACCTTCCCAAAAAAATGCACCTGGAGGGGctcaaacagcaggaaaaggctCCAGGGGCAGCCAGGGGATGAAGGCCCACTCGCACTCCTCCTCCGCTGCAGGCCCCTTGCCGTGCTGGCTCTGTCCCGCCGGCTGGCGGCCGTTCGCAGCCAAGTGCTACTGGGTTTCTACGAAAAGCAAAGCctgggggacggcggcggcggacTGTGCGTACTGGCGAGCACAACTGGTCAGACTGGAGAGCCTGGAGGAGAAG GTCTCCGGTGA
- the LOC134507791 gene encoding uncharacterized protein LOC134507791, with protein MAEAPHDAGEDLTAVTMLSQRRVKEEGTSLSLKCIKDKKVPIGVTLVVAVLLLAVIALAAKKCPSCPSCPSPVPSSCLENGIGYGEKCFYFVENEADWNSSEISCLALGAHLATIDTGKELDFFLRYGRSMHYWVGLHRDGFGPWKWLNGSLYNNSFEVRGKGQCAYVNHDGISSDWCSQMKYSICSHLQKRPGRSQKDSEFLSFTCKGVLQMWECSSPLRIAAQASASLGPITGDLEHEIFHLHPTLAPLPGLVAPFRGVNQNWVSPRQEAPCEPVEVPGGFEELEGDRSMAKTLEWEDPPRGWVSIAVWVVLVLLVALTAIKTFFPPEVLQRFPTSGRLRPDSPHDTSETRQARPRWRRNPPKMKETRDFSRFSSAERSTGAGHNLEMKAEARVAFQVTMAVLFMALLVTAVTFAAQAFHPWSPPCFRCPFDWIGYRGKCYYFSEIEGNWTSGQNNCSALGASLAMLDGVEELSFVVRYKGTSEHWIGLSRGDGEQPWKWVNNSRFSHLFRFLTTNPAKIEIVQHQYWHIDTHEFFSFFLFAPSKVGSLISPSRFRIGGGGLCAYVTGDGLSSSRCSARRSWVCSKAELQNPRQNRTKRAQNLCVSS; from the exons ATGGCAGAAGCTCCTCATGACGCAG GTGAAGACTTGACTGCCGTAACGATGCTGTCGCAGCGGAGAGTGAAGGAAGAAGGGACCA GTCTCAGCCTCAAGTGCATTAAAGATAAAAAGGTCCCCATCGGAGTCACCCTGGTGGTAGCAGTGTTGCTTCTCGCCGTCATTGCCCTGGCGG CTAAAAAATGCCCGTCTTGTCCATCCTGCCCCTCTCCCGTCCCTTCCAGCTGCCTGGAAAACGGGATCGGGTATGGGGAGAAGTGCTTTTACTTTGTGGAGAATGAAGCGGATTGGAACAGCAGTGAGATCTCTTGCCTTGCTCTCGGAGCCCATTTGGCCACCATCGACACTGGGAAGGAGCTG GATTTCTTCCTGCGCTATGGGCGTTCCATGCACTACTGGGTCGGTCTCCACAGGGACGGTTTTGGACCTTGGAAGTGGCTCAACGGGTCTCTCTACAACAACTC GTTCGAAGTTCGAGGCAAGGGACAATGTGCCTACGTCAATCACGACGGGATCAGCAGCGACTGGTGCTCCCAGATGAAATACTCCATCTGCAGCCACCTGCAAAAGCGTCCCGGCAGGAGCCAGAAGGATTCAGAATTCCTCAGTTTCACC TGCAAGGGGGTGCTGCAGATGTGGGAGTGCAGCTCGCCCCTCCGAATCGCCGCACAAGCGTCCGCCTCCTTGGGACCCATCACCGGAGACCTAGAGCACG AAATCTTCCACCTTCATCCTACGTTGGCACCGTTGCCCGGTCTGGTAGCACCTTTCCGTGGTGTAAATCAAAACTGGGTGAGCCCTCGTCAGGAAGCTCCATGTGAGCCAGTAGAAGTCCCAGGTGGATTTGAGGAGCTGGAAGGAGACAG GTCCATGGCCAAGACGCTGGAGTGGGAAGATCCCCCTCGTGGGTGGGTTTCCATCGCCGTGTGGGTGGTGCTGGTCCTACTGGTGGCCTTGACTG caatTAAAACGTTCTTCCCCCCAGaag TTCTGCAAAGATTTCCCACCTCCGGGAGGCTGAGGCCCGACAGCCCTCATGACACCTCTGAAACTCGGCAGGCGAGGCCCCGGTGGAGGCGAAACCCCCCCAAAATGAAGGAAACGAGGGATTTTTCCAGGTTTTCAAGTGCGGAAAGGAGCACAGGGGCAG GTCACAACCTTGAGATGAAGGCGGAGGCGCGGGTGGCCTTTCAGGTGACAATGGCCGTGCTTTTCATGGCTCTGCTCGTTACTGCCGTCACTTTTGCAG CGCAGGCTTTTCACCCTTGGTCCCCCCCCTGTTTTCGGTGTCCCTTCGACTGGATCGGGTACAGAGGAAAATGCTACTATTTTTCGGAGATTGAGGGGAACTGGACATCCGGCCAGAACAACTGCTCAGCGCTTGGGGCTTCCTTGGCCATGCTCGACGGCGTGGAGGAGTTG AGCTTTGTGGTGAGATACAAAGGCACCTCAGAGCATTGGATCGGCCTTTCGCGGGGAGATGGGGAGCAACCGTGGAAATGGGTGAACAACTCGCGTTTCTCTCACCT cTTTCGCTTTCTTACAACCAACCCTGCCAAGATAGAAATAGTTCAGCATCAATATTGGCATATCGATACCCACGAG ttcttctcctttttcctgttcGCCCCATCTAAGGTAGGTTCTCTCATTTCTCCCTCCAGGTTTCGGATCGGCGGCGGTGGCCTCTGCGCCTACGTGACCGGCGACGGGCTCAGCTCCTCCCGCTGCAGCGCCCGGAGGAGCTGGGTTTGTAGTAAAGCCGAGTTGCAGAATCCCAGGCAAAACAGGACAAAACGGGCTCAAAACCTTTGCGTCAGCTCTTAA
- the LOC134507841 gene encoding killer cell lectin-like receptor subfamily F member 1 isoform X4, which yields MSQGQGPAVALTNVYAEPHAPPRSAPGGRRKGPGPRWYWALLGAGWVGAAALAGVVLWLLQRRGSILCPTTPPRVKPTLVSGGDRPILQQDTAPCSWETCLTDASRHPDVPQTKCSLDCFRLQLRQQLCERGSHHPAGPLPCWLCPAGWRPFAAKCYWVSTKSKAWGTAAADCAYWRAQLVRLESLEEKTFIGEMLGNTSTAWTGLSFNQSGEKEWTWRDGSPLQKALSPVMGPKEADACAAIRRGELHSHICSTPLHWICQKEATGI from the exons ATGTCACAAGGGCAGGGACCGGCCGTGGCGTTGACCAATGTCTACGCCGAGCCACATGCGCCACCGCGCTCAGCTCCCGGCGGCCGCAGGAAGGGTCCCG GTCCTCGGTGGTACTGGGcgctgctgggagctggatgGGTTGGGGCCGCGGCCCTGGCGGGCgttgtgctgtggctgctgcagcgACGCG GTTCCATCCTCTGTCCCACCACGCCGCCGCGGGTCAAACCCACCCTCGTTTCAGGTGGGGACCGCCCCATCCTGCAGCAGGACACGGCCCCGTGCTCCTGGGAAACCTGCCTGACCGACGCCAGTCGACATCCCGACGTCCCGCAGACCAAATGCTCCCTCGATTGCTTCCGCTTGCAGCTTCGCCAGCAGCTGTGCGAGCGAGGAAGCCACCACCCAGCAG GCCCCTTGCCGTGCTGGCTCTGTCCCGCCGGCTGGCGGCCGTTCGCAGCCAAGTGCTACTGGGTTTCTACGAAAAGCAAAGCctgggggacggcggcggcggacTGTGCGTACTGGCGAGCACAACTGGTCAGACTGGAGAGCCTGGAGGAGAAG ACTTTCATCGGGGAGATGCTGGGAAACACCTCCACGGCCTGGACGGGGCTGAGCTTCAACCAGTCAGGAGAGAAAGAGTGGACGTGGCGGGACGGATCCCCTTTACAGAAAGCCCT GTCTCCGGTGATGGGTCCCAAGGAGGCGGACGCTTGTGCGGCGATTCGGAGGGGCGAGCTGCACTCCCACATCTGCAGCACCCCCTTGCACTGGATTTGCCAGAAAGAAGCCACCGGGATTTAA
- the LOC134507857 gene encoding killer cell lectin-like receptor subfamily B member 1B allele B yields the protein MAEEITYADLAIGPGKRHRNLHSLPQPGTSGCPQWHRTALWTGWTGNLLLGVAVVAMGCLLLHQQLENPGSHKNVSGNVGDGNTSLGNVCSELREALCLSNLQEGEGCMLCPTNWTLRGTKCYWVSTGINPWSASREDCVKRGAKLLMLGDQDELDFLNKIPRKPAGYFWIGLYAGDGWTWLNGSRLDPSRFQLRPPAEGGSCGVIKEGRISPESCGSALQWICQKAATQL from the exons ATGGCTGAAGAAATCACTTACGCTGACCTGGCTATTGGTCCTGGGAAACGCCACAGGAACCTGCATTCACTTCCTCAGCCTGGCA CATCAGGTTGTCCCCAGTGGCACCGAACTGCGCTCTGGACCGGCTGGACTGGGAACCTCCTCCTCGGAGTGGCCGTGGTGGCGATGGGATGCTTGC TTCTCCACCAGCAGTTGGAGAACCCAGGAAGCCACAAGAACGTGAGTGGGAATGTAGGAGATGGCAACACCAGCCTGGGGAACGTCTGCTCGGAGCTGAGGGAAGCTCTCTGCTTGTCGAATCTACAAG AGGGCGAGGGGTGCATGCTCTGCCCCACAAACTGGACGCTGCGTGGGACCAAGTGCTATTGGGTGTCCACTGGGATCAACCCTTGGAGCGCCAGCCGGGAGGACTGTGTGAAGCGAGGTGCCAAGCTGCTGATGCTGGGGGACCAGGATGAGCTG GATTTCCTAAATAAAATCCCCCGTAAACCCGCCGGCTACTTCTGGATCGGGCTCTACGCCGGGGACGGCTGGACCTGGCTGAACGGCTCCCGCCTGGACCCGAGCCG GTTCCAGCTGCGCCCCCCGGCTGAAGGCGGCTCCTGCGGGGTGATCAAGGAGGGCAGGatcagccccgagagctgcggctCGGCGTTGCAGTGGATCTGCCAGAAAGCAGCCACCCAGCTCTGA
- the LOC134507841 gene encoding uncharacterized protein LOC134507841 isoform X3 has translation MSQGQGPAVALTNVYAEPHAPPRSAPGGRRKGPGPRWYWALLGAGWVGAAALAGVVLWLLQRRGGDRPILQQDTAPCSWETCLTDASRHPDVPQTKCSLDCFRLQLRQQLCERGSHHPAGTAARHHLLGCTWRAPHLVEGARGFLSPLHMGERNNKTRNTGESATKSPQFCPHPRHPLPVPPHALTTFLCCSSCFPPTPRRGRFQPTFPKKCTWRGSNSRKRLQGQPGDEGPLALLLRCRPLAVLALSRRLAAVRSQVLLGFYEKQSLGDGGGGLCVLASTTGQTGEPGGEGLR, from the exons ATGTCACAAGGGCAGGGACCGGCCGTGGCGTTGACCAATGTCTACGCCGAGCCACATGCGCCACCGCGCTCAGCTCCCGGCGGCCGCAGGAAGGGTCCCG GTCCTCGGTGGTACTGGGcgctgctgggagctggatgGGTTGGGGCCGCGGCCCTGGCGGGCgttgtgctgtggctgctgcagcgACGCG GTGGGGACCGCCCCATCCTGCAGCAGGACACGGCCCCGTGCTCCTGGGAAACCTGCCTGACCGACGCCAGTCGACATCCCGACGTCCCGCAGACCAAATGCTCCCTCGATTGCTTCCGCTTGCAGCTTCGCCAGCAGCTGTGCGAGCGAGGAAGCCACCACCCAGCAGGTACCGCGGCTCGGCATCACCTTTTGGGGTGCACGTGGAGAGCCCCCCACCTCGTTGAGGGTGCCAGAGGCTTCTTGTCCCCTCTCCACATGGGAGAGAGGAACAACAAGACCAGGAACACTGGGGAAAGCGCCACAAAATCCCCCCAATTCTGTCCCCATCCACGTCACCCTCTCCCTGTACCACCCCATGCCCTCACCACCTTCCTCTGTTGCTCCTCCTGCTTTCCCCCCACACCAAGGCGGGGGCGTTTCCAGCCCACCTTCCCAAAAAAATGCACCTGGAGGGGctcaaacagcaggaaaaggctCCAGGGGCAGCCAGGGGATGAAGGCCCACTCGCACTCCTCCTCCGCTGCAGGCCCCTTGCCGTGCTGGCTCTGTCCCGCCGGCTGGCGGCCGTTCGCAGCCAAGTGCTACTGGGTTTCTACGAAAAGCAAAGCctgggggacggcggcggcggacTGTGCGTACTGGCGAGCACAACTGGTCAGACTGGAGAGCCTGGAGGAGAAG GTCTCCGGTGA